From Curtobacterium sp. SGAir0471, the proteins below share one genomic window:
- a CDS encoding NADP-dependent oxidoreductase yields MRIGSAVQYDRYGGFDVVDLVPQERPEPGPGDIVVEVVAAGLNHVERFLREGKLRDHIDLEFPAHQGVDFAGIVRARGAEVRDLKVGDEVMGHAPEGGAHATWVRVPRGAVVKKPEHVGWEVAGGLYLAGATAATIVRNLRLGPDDTVVISAAAGGVGHIECQLAHDAGATVIALGSPRNHDYLRQIGTLPVAYGDGEEDRIREMAAGRPITAFIDNHGGGGAADLAARLGVPAERLVTSEHRRDVEIRFLRAPADDEEARDLLTLLAKAVQDRRVQVLISGFYPFEYIVDAYEDLAEMRSRGKVVIGMQTVETGARLDWYRSEKARDLRDRYADQRGADTETMAGGSASPKA; encoded by the coding sequence ATGCGCATCGGTAGTGCCGTGCAGTACGACCGGTACGGCGGGTTCGACGTCGTCGACCTCGTCCCGCAGGAACGTCCCGAACCCGGGCCCGGCGACATCGTCGTCGAGGTCGTCGCCGCCGGTCTCAACCACGTCGAGCGGTTCCTCCGCGAGGGGAAGCTGCGCGACCACATCGACCTGGAGTTCCCGGCGCACCAGGGCGTCGACTTCGCGGGCATCGTCCGCGCTCGCGGCGCCGAGGTCCGTGACCTCAAGGTCGGCGACGAGGTCATGGGACACGCCCCCGAGGGCGGCGCCCACGCGACCTGGGTCCGCGTGCCCCGCGGTGCCGTGGTGAAGAAGCCGGAGCACGTCGGGTGGGAGGTCGCGGGTGGCCTGTACCTGGCCGGCGCGACCGCCGCGACCATCGTGCGGAACCTGCGCCTCGGGCCGGACGACACCGTCGTGATCTCGGCCGCGGCCGGCGGCGTCGGACACATCGAGTGCCAGCTGGCGCACGACGCCGGTGCGACCGTGATCGCGCTCGGCAGCCCGCGGAACCACGACTACCTCCGGCAGATCGGCACCCTGCCCGTCGCGTACGGCGACGGCGAGGAGGACCGCATCCGCGAGATGGCGGCCGGCCGGCCGATCACCGCGTTCATCGACAACCACGGTGGTGGCGGTGCGGCGGACCTGGCTGCGCGGCTCGGTGTGCCGGCCGAGCGCCTCGTGACCTCCGAGCACCGCCGCGACGTCGAGATCCGGTTCCTGCGCGCTCCGGCCGACGACGAGGAGGCCCGCGACCTGCTGACCCTGCTCGCGAAGGCCGTCCAGGACCGTCGCGTGCAGGTGCTCATCTCGGGCTTCTACCCGTTCGAGTACATCGTCGACGCTTACGAGGACCTGGCCGAGATGCGGTCCCGCGGCAAGGTCGTCATCGGCATGCAGACCGTCGAGACCGGAGCCCGGCTCGACTGGTACCGCTCGGAGAAGGCCCGCGACCTGCGCGACCGGTACGCCGACCAGCGCGGGGCGGACACGGAGACGATGGCGGGCGGTTCGGCGAGCCCGAAGGCCTGA